A genomic stretch from Bacillus sp. N1-1 includes:
- a CDS encoding GNAT family N-acetyltransferase, producing MDEEQIIRAIEAIQWDYEEALVPESIHYIQNDDLVMIKNKKSTSVYANKVVRYHRTIHEVKDVIAYFEGSPLSWWVRSSSDSSELEKHLLTLGFQHYDTYRGLAKKLTVEEAAISDFTYREVNTEEDVQAHVEVAAKIWGYDDEAIQAAVTERASYLQFPERRGGYTIALDNNKPVGYSNYRYSKDGKVLYLNGAGVLPEDRGKGIYRSLLADRLIEARKRGCELAVTQARLGTSEPILRKSGFREYATYKQYVRE from the coding sequence ATGGATGAAGAACAAATCATACGTGCAATTGAAGCGATTCAATGGGATTACGAAGAAGCTCTTGTACCTGAATCTATTCACTATATTCAAAATGATGACCTCGTGATGATCAAAAATAAAAAATCAACTAGCGTCTATGCGAATAAAGTTGTTCGATATCATCGGACCATCCACGAAGTAAAAGATGTGATCGCTTATTTTGAAGGAAGTCCATTGTCGTGGTGGGTGCGATCAAGCTCGGATTCTAGTGAACTTGAAAAGCATCTCCTCACATTAGGATTTCAGCATTACGATACATATAGAGGTTTAGCGAAGAAGCTAACAGTAGAAGAAGCGGCTATATCGGACTTTACGTATAGAGAAGTGAATACGGAAGAAGACGTGCAAGCGCATGTGGAAGTAGCAGCGAAGATCTGGGGATATGATGATGAAGCGATTCAGGCTGCCGTTACTGAGAGAGCATCTTACCTTCAATTTCCAGAGCGAAGAGGAGGATACACGATTGCCCTCGATAACAATAAGCCTGTAGGTTATTCGAATTATCGCTATAGCAAGGATGGGAAGGTACTCTATTTAAACGGAGCGGGTGTACTACCTGAAGATAGAGGGAAGGGCATCTATCGTAGTTTGTTAGCAGATCGTCTAATTGAAGCGAGAAAAAGAGGATGTGAGCTAGCGGTGACGCAGGCAAGACTTGGAACGTCAGAACCCATTCTACGTAAATCTGGTTTTCGTGAATATGCGACTTATAAACAATATGTGCGAGAATAG
- a CDS encoding Fur-regulated basic protein FbpA, with protein sequence METNQLRKALEQRRNYYISKLIEAGAYSTADHHLYRCTLTDLEKEYKQLSNY encoded by the coding sequence ATGGAAACCAATCAGCTTAGAAAAGCACTAGAGCAGCGCAGAAACTACTACATCTCAAAGCTTATTGAGGCAGGAGCTTATTCCACCGCTGATCACCATCTCTATCGCTGTACACTAACGGATCTTGAAAAAGAGTACAAACAACTATCCAACTATTAA
- a CDS encoding HU family DNA-binding protein, producing the protein MNKAELLSTVAERAAMSKKDTARVVDTLMDTIAEALAKGEKVQLVGFGNFEVRERSARKGRNPQTGEEIQIQASKTPAFKPGKALKEKVV; encoded by the coding sequence ATGAATAAAGCGGAACTTTTATCGACTGTTGCGGAACGTGCAGCAATGTCAAAAAAAGATACTGCCAGAGTGGTAGACACCTTAATGGATACGATTGCCGAAGCACTTGCTAAAGGTGAAAAGGTGCAGCTTGTTGGATTTGGTAACTTTGAAGTGAGAGAACGCTCTGCTCGTAAAGGACGCAATCCGCAAACTGGCGAAGAAATTCAAATTCAAGCATCTAAGACACCTGCGTTTAAACCAGGAAAAGCATTAAAAGAAAAAGTTGTTTAA
- a CDS encoding MOSC domain-containing protein, which produces MGKLISVNVGKPVETTYKGKPISTGIYKQPVRESVYVSNVQVEGDGQADLVHHGGSEKAICVYPVEHYEYWEKKLGCELKLGAFGENFTVSGLDEKEARIGDIYQIGGIKVQVSLPRQPCFKLAKKFEVENMHLFVMENGYSGYYLRVLEEGHVTVQDDIILEHRPDHDVTVSLINRVTYKDRTDRTGLVKALLAKELNESWYHKLSKQLSALN; this is translated from the coding sequence ATGGGGAAATTAATTAGCGTAAATGTTGGTAAACCCGTTGAAACGACTTACAAAGGAAAGCCGATTTCTACTGGTATCTACAAACAACCTGTTCGTGAATCTGTATATGTTTCAAATGTACAGGTAGAAGGCGATGGCCAGGCAGATCTCGTCCATCACGGTGGATCAGAGAAAGCGATTTGTGTTTATCCCGTTGAACATTATGAGTACTGGGAAAAGAAACTTGGATGTGAATTGAAGCTAGGCGCATTTGGTGAGAACTTCACAGTGTCTGGACTAGATGAGAAAGAAGCGCGGATTGGAGATATTTATCAAATCGGCGGCATAAAAGTTCAGGTTAGTTTACCAAGACAGCCTTGCTTTAAGCTCGCAAAAAAGTTTGAAGTTGAGAATATGCACTTATTTGTAATGGAAAATGGGTACAGCGGGTATTATCTGAGAGTATTAGAAGAGGGGCACGTCACTGTTCAGGATGACATTATACTTGAACATCGACCTGACCATGATGTGACGGTTTCATTGATTAACCGGGTTACGTATAAGGATCGAACAGATCGCACAGGACTTGTGAAGGCGCTACTTGCCAAAGAGCTTAATGAGAGCTGGTATCATAAATTAAGCAAACAGCTAAGCGCGCTCAATTAG
- a CDS encoding FbpB family small basic protein, translating to MLKKLKKLTFKQLVDQNKAELLKNEKELAEIEKRIDNRHV from the coding sequence TTGTTGAAAAAGCTGAAAAAATTAACTTTTAAACAGCTCGTTGATCAAAATAAAGCAGAACTTCTTAAAAATGAAAAAGAACTTGCTGAGATAGAAAAACGAATTGATAATCGCCACGTATAA
- a CDS encoding TetR/AcrR family transcriptional regulator: MNGFELRKQQKRKDIMNAAFMLFNKEGVKKVKISDIARFAGVSQVTIYNHFTSKEELVRAVMKEYMHQQFQIFKESVEEERTFADLVELIVFEKHKAVQSLDPSLLQEMLTADEELKEYVDHFYRTQTLPLFVQLLERARERGEINASLSMESIIFYLNALKTEVKRVSAETWSERKDFLDDVLQLFFYGLSGGPTSNRNESE; encoded by the coding sequence ATGAATGGATTTGAATTACGAAAACAACAAAAGCGTAAAGATATTATGAACGCTGCTTTTATGTTATTTAATAAAGAAGGCGTTAAGAAAGTGAAAATCAGTGACATCGCGCGGTTTGCAGGAGTTTCTCAAGTAACGATTTACAATCACTTCACTAGTAAAGAAGAGCTTGTGCGAGCGGTGATGAAAGAGTACATGCATCAACAGTTTCAAATATTTAAAGAGAGTGTCGAGGAAGAGCGTACGTTCGCTGATTTGGTTGAGTTAATTGTTTTTGAGAAACATAAAGCTGTTCAGAGTCTGGACCCATCGTTGCTTCAAGAGATGTTAACGGCAGATGAAGAGCTGAAAGAATATGTAGACCATTTCTACCGAACGCAAACCCTTCCACTGTTCGTTCAGCTCCTTGAAAGGGCACGTGAGCGTGGAGAAATTAATGCTTCACTTTCAATGGAATCGATTATATTTTATCTTAATGCCCTCAAAACAGAGGTCAAGCGAGTATCAGCCGAAACGTGGTCAGAGCGAAAAGACTTTTTAGACGACGTCTTGCAATTATTTTTTTATGGTTTAAGTGGTGGGCCTACATCCAATAGGAATGAATCTGAATAA
- a CDS encoding ABC transporter ATP-binding protein: MIELNGLTKKFSNGKGIFDVTFSIPKGEVFGFLGPNGAGKSTTIRHLMGFMKPSKGSASINGMDTWKDAAKIQEKIGYLPGEISFLDGMDGMAFLKLVGGMRGMKQTDYRDELIHRLQFDVKTPIRKMSKGMKQKVGIVAAFMHEPEVIILDEPTSGLDPLMQRIFIEIVMEQKEKGTTFLMSSHSFSEIERTCDRAAIIKDGKIVVVENIHDLQQKQRRLFDVTFESEEEAKLVKESKLDVISVTENRAEIAVQGDYNQFIHALGDYRIRNIDIHEQNLEEVFLNYYDREADRS, from the coding sequence ATGATCGAATTAAACGGCTTAACCAAAAAATTTTCAAATGGAAAAGGAATTTTTGACGTTACTTTCTCCATTCCAAAAGGAGAAGTATTTGGATTTCTCGGACCGAACGGTGCTGGGAAATCAACAACGATTCGTCACCTGATGGGATTTATGAAACCTTCAAAAGGCTCAGCATCGATAAATGGGATGGATACATGGAAAGATGCGGCTAAGATCCAAGAAAAGATTGGTTATCTTCCTGGTGAAATTTCTTTTCTTGATGGCATGGATGGTATGGCATTTCTTAAACTTGTCGGTGGCATGAGAGGAATGAAGCAAACAGACTATCGCGACGAGCTCATTCATCGCCTTCAGTTCGATGTAAAAACACCGATTCGTAAGATGTCGAAAGGAATGAAACAAAAAGTCGGTATCGTGGCAGCTTTTATGCATGAACCAGAAGTCATTATCCTAGATGAACCGACATCAGGCCTCGATCCTCTTATGCAGCGTATTTTCATTGAAATTGTGATGGAACAGAAGGAAAAAGGGACCACATTTCTCATGTCTTCTCATAGTTTTTCAGAGATTGAACGTACGTGTGATCGAGCCGCGATTATTAAAGATGGCAAAATTGTTGTCGTCGAAAATATTCATGACCTCCAGCAAAAACAGCGTCGACTCTTTGATGTGACGTTTGAAAGCGAAGAAGAAGCTAAGCTCGTAAAAGAAAGTAAACTTGACGTTATTTCGGTCACCGAGAATCGTGCAGAAATTGCCGTACAGGGTGATTACAATCAATTTATTCATGCTTTAGGAGATTATCGAATTCGAAATATTGATATTCATGAACAAAATCTCGAAGAAGTATTTCTTAATTATTACGACAGGGAGGCGGACCGATCATGA
- a CDS encoding ABC transporter permease subunit: MNITLYAKMLKVHAKSISSYAIGSALYLLLIIGIYPSIADAPGLNELMESMPESFLAAFGMEGGFQHVSDFIAGEYYGLLYVVILSIFCLMTASQLMARHIDRGSMAYILATPNSRKKIALTQALVLITGLLIIGLTTALAGVVGTEVLIEDKPFETMTFMNVNLVGILLFFVISGYSFLFSCLLNDERQALGISGLLTIVFYGMDLVGKMSDKLDWMVHLSLFSTFRPVEIARGSVDVWPTATFLFLLGTVLYAVSILIFSKRDLPL; this comes from the coding sequence ATGAACATCACGTTATATGCAAAGATGTTAAAGGTTCATGCCAAATCAATTTCTAGCTATGCCATTGGTTCTGCTCTCTACCTTCTGTTAATCATCGGCATTTACCCTTCGATTGCGGATGCACCTGGATTAAATGAATTAATGGAGTCGATGCCTGAAAGCTTTCTTGCGGCCTTTGGGATGGAGGGCGGCTTTCAACACGTGAGTGACTTTATTGCAGGTGAATATTATGGGCTACTTTATGTGGTGATTTTGTCGATTTTTTGCTTAATGACAGCGTCTCAGCTGATGGCTCGTCACATTGATCGAGGCTCAATGGCTTATATTCTTGCAACGCCGAACTCCCGAAAGAAAATCGCCTTAACTCAAGCACTTGTGCTTATCACAGGACTTCTAATTATCGGATTAACAACCGCACTTGCAGGAGTCGTTGGAACAGAAGTTTTAATTGAAGATAAACCTTTTGAGACAATGACTTTTATGAATGTTAACCTTGTCGGCATTCTATTATTCTTCGTCATTTCAGGCTACTCGTTTTTATTCTCTTGTTTGTTAAATGATGAGCGACAGGCTCTTGGGATTTCCGGATTACTGACGATCGTCTTCTATGGAATGGATTTAGTCGGAAAAATGAGTGATAAGCTTGATTGGATGGTACACCTTTCTCTCTTCTCAACGTTTCGCCCTGTTGAAATTGCGAGAGGTTCTGTTGACGTCTGGCCAACAGCCACATTCTTATTTTTACTAGGTACAGTGCTCTACGCTGTTTCCATTCTCATTTTCTCCAAAAGAGACCTTCCTCTATAA
- a CDS encoding NUDIX hydrolase, giving the protein MNYVKELRELVGQRPLILVGAVALILNDKDEVLLQQRNERRKRWGLPGGLMEPGESTEETAIRESFEETGLTIRNLALFKLYSGEEFFTKADNGDEFYSVTTAYVTHEYEGEPTLTPESLAFETFSSTNLPAKMVGSHRRMIMDFFNEKNELP; this is encoded by the coding sequence ATGAATTATGTGAAGGAACTCCGTGAGCTCGTTGGGCAACGGCCGCTCATTTTAGTTGGCGCTGTCGCTTTGATTTTAAACGATAAAGATGAAGTTCTTCTCCAGCAACGGAACGAACGAAGAAAGCGATGGGGATTACCAGGCGGGTTAATGGAGCCAGGTGAATCGACTGAGGAAACCGCCATAAGGGAGTCTTTTGAGGAAACTGGCTTAACGATTCGAAACCTCGCGCTCTTCAAGCTTTATTCCGGAGAGGAATTTTTCACAAAAGCGGATAATGGTGATGAGTTCTATTCCGTCACAACCGCTTATGTCACGCATGAATACGAAGGAGAGCCCACCTTAACACCGGAAAGCTTAGCATTTGAAACCTTCTCTTCTACTAATCTCCCTGCTAAGATGGTTGGTAGCCATAGACGAATGATTATGGACTTTTTCAACGAAAAAAACGAGTTACCTTGA
- a CDS encoding DUF4021 domain-containing protein, with amino-acid sequence MDKKTPNKDEINQNNLNKFANEYGADLDEQAMNGDYGMLETEEEDRANKKGKK; translated from the coding sequence ATGGACAAAAAGACACCAAACAAAGATGAAATCAACCAGAACAATTTGAACAAATTCGCGAATGAATATGGTGCTGATTTAGATGAGCAGGCGATGAATGGCGATTACGGCATGTTAGAAACAGAGGAAGAAGATCGAGCGAACAAAAAAGGGAAGAAATAA
- a CDS encoding LytTR family DNA-binding domain-containing protein, giving the protein MKILLDVDRKYEETSVTIHCREMDNSIKEILDYLNTQKTEFIVGKKGEQQHILKPNQVHSFHSEGDQVMATTSQGVFKVKEKLYELEESLPMNTFIRLSKSVIANLHEISHFEPSFNGTLAVHFQSGKKEYASRHYVGKIKEVLKMNRRVK; this is encoded by the coding sequence GTGAAAATTTTACTCGATGTTGATCGGAAGTATGAAGAAACGAGCGTAACGATTCACTGTAGAGAAATGGATAATTCAATTAAAGAGATATTGGATTATCTAAACACACAGAAAACGGAATTCATTGTAGGTAAAAAAGGCGAGCAGCAGCACATCTTAAAACCAAATCAAGTGCACTCTTTCCATTCAGAAGGAGATCAAGTAATGGCTACGACATCTCAAGGCGTTTTTAAAGTGAAAGAGAAATTGTATGAGCTAGAAGAAAGTTTGCCAATGAATACATTTATACGGCTTTCCAAGTCCGTTATTGCTAACTTGCATGAAATCAGCCACTTTGAACCATCATTTAACGGCACGCTCGCTGTACATTTTCAATCTGGTAAGAAAGAATATGCTTCGAGACATTATGTAGGCAAAATAAAAGAGGTTCTGAAAATGAACAGGAGGGTAAAATAA
- a CDS encoding DUF3021 domain-containing protein translates to MKTFLFRSMVGLFFGGFLAVLLTYGIIFIGDQTTLDSNLFVTNSLGAIFCGWLFTVTPLYFEIHSLKLPQQTALHFFTVIVVYFILAYGIGWIQPDLVNILLFIAIALVTYSILWTAFYLYFKHESKKLNDDLQQIK, encoded by the coding sequence ATGAAAACATTTTTGTTTAGAAGTATGGTTGGGTTATTTTTCGGAGGATTTTTAGCTGTTTTACTAACATATGGAATTATTTTCATAGGTGATCAAACAACGCTTGACTCTAATCTTTTTGTAACAAACTCGTTAGGAGCGATTTTCTGTGGATGGTTGTTTACGGTCACTCCACTTTACTTTGAAATTCATTCCCTTAAACTCCCACAGCAAACAGCATTACACTTTTTCACCGTGATAGTTGTCTACTTTATTTTGGCGTATGGCATTGGTTGGATCCAGCCAGATCTAGTAAATATATTACTCTTTATTGCGATTGCTCTTGTAACCTACAGCATCTTGTGGACGGCTTTCTACTTGTACTTTAAGCATGAGTCTAAGAAATTAAATGACGATCTACAGCAAATAAAGTAG
- a CDS encoding YuzF family protein, whose protein sequence is MNPSGMMYSHMSPNVPMQVVVVEPYVYAALRSLIGNRVVIDTSRGPVNGKVIDAKPDHVVVKDHDSTFFVRICEIIWIMPES, encoded by the coding sequence ATGAATCCCAGTGGAATGATGTATTCCCACATGTCACCAAATGTCCCTATGCAAGTTGTGGTCGTAGAGCCTTACGTATATGCAGCTCTTCGCAGCCTGATTGGAAATAGAGTGGTTATTGATACATCACGTGGTCCAGTAAATGGAAAAGTTATTGATGCCAAACCAGATCATGTTGTGGTTAAAGACCATGATTCAACATTCTTTGTTCGCATATGCGAAATTATTTGGATTATGCCAGAGTCCTAA